Proteins encoded by one window of Megachile rotundata isolate GNS110a chromosome 10, iyMegRotu1, whole genome shotgun sequence:
- the LOC143265274 gene encoding uncharacterized protein LOC143265274 isoform X2, with translation MSKSEKSEAKRSDAEPLLPLGIKGMWHDQFKVFQEHGLDKAALAAYESCKMCSTKFFPGFPSCTDTMEESYEELQRDMQAFDKKLNDKKKNNTNAIKKKSPSP, from the exons aTGTCGAAAAGCG agaAAAGTGAGGCTAAACGCAGCGATGCAGAACCTTTACTTCCTTTAGGAATAAAAGGAATGTGGCACGATCAGTTTAAAGTATTTCAAGAACATGGATTGGACAAGGCGGCACTTGCTGCATATGAAAGCTGCAAAATGTGTTCCACTAAATTTTTCCCTGG ATTTCCAAGCTGCACAGACACCATGGAAGAGTCCTACGAGGAACTACAACGCGACATGCAAGCTTTCGACAAAAAACTAAAcgataaaaagaagaataacACCAATGCGATAAAAAAGAAATCTCCCTCACCATAA
- the Rsph4a gene encoding radial spoke head protein 4a isoform X1 has protein sequence MAYCYDVEEVPPDDVPSVEHDLRRAKMFLQKHSPESGDSLYDHLAELLNKILAEQPRNAVDVFEEISKKVKRERFKTEDNHLRDLYVPPVQYKEAKNLIKLFKDVQTMYTGEQVKVDEEEEEEEDKKKKKPDMLDLLYYFEQANVGLPRSEMVLLNLALRKLMSQNPIENVRFWGKILGSPKNYYVAEADLQPEELNRRLEKIAEEEERKRQEEQAKAEEARRATEEIAEPVGREAEEDAEEAEAEAKEEEGLKLVFPPLPTHSWKPPPEVPPERIGSGVNTKVYFVCNEPGLDKWVELPSVTPQQIVIARQIVRYCTGNLETPLYTFPPFPGKEKNYLRAQIARISAATLVSPIGFYTFGGEDEEEEFGEEAPEGGGLSENVHYDPRPIKELIDPSMSNWCHHSPYILKQGRTVWWDPSRSDEQEVMDEEDLDEEEEEAAGVQREVGPPLLTPLSEDAVVDSITPWTGTQSSQILPELAVALIRSNIWPGAFAFACGRRFANLYVGWGCKYTAYNYSPPWMPEVQEQYPIGPEIMEIRDPTFEEEEAYRISKLPPPPLEMDEEEEAVDVEEEEEEEDDEDE, from the exons ATACGATCACTTAGCAGAGCTCCTAAACAAAATCCTCGCAGAACAACCAAGAAACGCAGTCGACGTTTTCGAAGAGATCAGCAAGAAGGTGAAGCGAGAAAGGTTCAAAACAGAGGATAATCATCTTCGAGACCTATACGTACCACCGGTACAGTACAAAGAAGCTAAGAACCTCATCAAACTGTTCAAG GATGTGCAAACCATGTACACGGGTGAGCAAGTTAAGGTGGatgaagaggaggaagaagaagaagacaagaagaagaagaagccggATATGTTGGATCTCTTGTATTACTTTGAACAGGCTAACGTTGGATTGCCAAGGAGCGAGATGGTTTTGCTTAACTTGGCACTTAGGAAACTTATGTCTCAGAATCCTATTGAAAATGTTAG ATTCTGGGGCAAAATCCTGGGCAGCCCAAAAAATTATTACGTAGCGGAAGCAGACCTCCAGCCGGAAGAATTAAACAGACGATTAGAG AAAATAGCAGAAGAGGAGGAACGGAAGCGCCAGGAAGAGCAAGCGAAAGCGGAAGAAGCGCGCAGAGCCACCGAAGAAATTGCTGAACCTGTGGGAAGAGAAGCTGAAGAAGACGCGGAAGAAGCTGAAGCTGAAGCGAAAGAAGAGGAGGGCTTGAAGCTTGTCTTTCCACCTCTGCCTACTCATTCATGGAAACCGCCACCGGAAGTACCTCCAGAGAGAATAGGAAGTGGCGTGAATACCAAG GTGTATTTTGTATGCAACGAACCAGGTCTGGACAAGTGGGTCGAACTTCCATCGGTTACTCCGCAGCAGATAGTAATTGCACGACAGATTGTTCGCTATTGCACCGGAAATTTGGAGACACCG CTATACACTTTCCCACCGTTTCCTGGAAAGGAAAAGAATTATCTTCGCGCGCAGATAGCTAGAATCAGCGCGGCTACGTTGGTTTCACCGATTGGCTTCTATACGTTTGGCGGGGAGGACGAGGaagaggaatttggagaagaaGCTCCCGAAG GAGGAGGACTGTCTGAAAACGTGCACTACGACCCTCGGCCAATAAAGGAGTTGATCGACCCCTCGATGTCTAACTGGTGCCACCACTCACCCTACATCTTAAAACAAGGTCGTACCGTCTGGTGGGACCCCAGCAGATCAGACGAAcaa GAAGTCATGGACGAGGAGGATCTCgacgaagaagaggaagaagcggCCGGCGTTCAAAGAGAGGTTGGCCCGCCCCTTTTAACCCCGTTGTCAGAAGACGCGGTGGTAGATTCGATAACACCTTGGACAGGAACGCAGTCCTCTCAAATATTGCCAGAGCTCGCTGTCGCATTAATTCGATCGAACATTTGGCCGGGGGCGTTCGCGTTCGCCTGTGGAAG GCGATTCGCTAACTTGTACGTTGGATGGGGGTGCAAGTATACGGCTTACAATTATAGTCCACCGTGGATGCCGGAGGTGCAGGAGCAGTATCCCATAGGTCCTGAGATTATGGAGATTCGGGATCCCACGTTTGAGGAGGAGGAGGCATatcgaatctccaaattaccgCCACCTCCGTTAGAAATGG atgaagaagaagaggcTGTGGATGtggaggaggaagaggaagaggaggatGACGAAGACGAATGA
- the Rsph4a gene encoding radial spoke head protein 4a isoform X2 translates to MAYCYDVEEVPPDDVPSVEHDLRRAKMFLQKHSPESGDSLYDHLAELLNKILAEQPRNAVDVFEEISKKVKRERFKTEDNHLRDLYVPPVQYKEAKNLIKLFKDVQTMYTGEQVKVDEEEEEEEDKKKKKPDMLDLLYYFEQANVGLPRSEMVLLNLALRKLMSQNPIENVRFWGKILGSPKNYYVAEADLQPEELNRRLEKIAEEEERKRQEEQAKAEEARRATEEIAEPVGREAEEDAEEAEAEAKEEEGLKLVFPPLPTHSWKPPPEVPPERIGSGVNTKVYFVCNEPGLDKWVELPSVTPQQIVIARQIVRYCTGNLETPLYTFPPFPGKEKNYLRAQIARISAATLVSPIGFYTFGGEDEEEEFGEEAPEGGGLSENVHYDPRPIKELIDPSMSNWCHHSPYILKQGSHGRGGSRRRRGRSGRRSKRGWPAPFNPVVRRRGGRFDNTLDRNAVLSNIARARCRINSIEHLAGGVRVRLWKAIR, encoded by the exons ATACGATCACTTAGCAGAGCTCCTAAACAAAATCCTCGCAGAACAACCAAGAAACGCAGTCGACGTTTTCGAAGAGATCAGCAAGAAGGTGAAGCGAGAAAGGTTCAAAACAGAGGATAATCATCTTCGAGACCTATACGTACCACCGGTACAGTACAAAGAAGCTAAGAACCTCATCAAACTGTTCAAG GATGTGCAAACCATGTACACGGGTGAGCAAGTTAAGGTGGatgaagaggaggaagaagaagaagacaagaagaagaagaagccggATATGTTGGATCTCTTGTATTACTTTGAACAGGCTAACGTTGGATTGCCAAGGAGCGAGATGGTTTTGCTTAACTTGGCACTTAGGAAACTTATGTCTCAGAATCCTATTGAAAATGTTAG ATTCTGGGGCAAAATCCTGGGCAGCCCAAAAAATTATTACGTAGCGGAAGCAGACCTCCAGCCGGAAGAATTAAACAGACGATTAGAG AAAATAGCAGAAGAGGAGGAACGGAAGCGCCAGGAAGAGCAAGCGAAAGCGGAAGAAGCGCGCAGAGCCACCGAAGAAATTGCTGAACCTGTGGGAAGAGAAGCTGAAGAAGACGCGGAAGAAGCTGAAGCTGAAGCGAAAGAAGAGGAGGGCTTGAAGCTTGTCTTTCCACCTCTGCCTACTCATTCATGGAAACCGCCACCGGAAGTACCTCCAGAGAGAATAGGAAGTGGCGTGAATACCAAG GTGTATTTTGTATGCAACGAACCAGGTCTGGACAAGTGGGTCGAACTTCCATCGGTTACTCCGCAGCAGATAGTAATTGCACGACAGATTGTTCGCTATTGCACCGGAAATTTGGAGACACCG CTATACACTTTCCCACCGTTTCCTGGAAAGGAAAAGAATTATCTTCGCGCGCAGATAGCTAGAATCAGCGCGGCTACGTTGGTTTCACCGATTGGCTTCTATACGTTTGGCGGGGAGGACGAGGaagaggaatttggagaagaaGCTCCCGAAG GAGGAGGACTGTCTGAAAACGTGCACTACGACCCTCGGCCAATAAAGGAGTTGATCGACCCCTCGATGTCTAACTGGTGCCACCACTCACCCTACATCTTAAAACAAG GAAGTCATGGACGAGGAGGATCTCgacgaagaagaggaagaagcggCCGGCGTTCAAAGAGAGGTTGGCCCGCCCCTTTTAACCCCGTTGTCAGAAGACGCGGTGGTAGATTCGATAACACCTTGGACAGGAACGCAGTCCTCTCAAATATTGCCAGAGCTCGCTGTCGCATTAATTCGATCGAACATTTGGCCGGGGGCGTTCGCGTTCGCCTGTGGAAG GCGATTCGCTAA
- the LOC143265274 gene encoding uncharacterized protein LOC143265274 isoform X1 yields the protein MSKSGKICIELPFNRNVSYSQRLKTKEFWHVLDSESNLKPYVVPSEKSEAKRSDAEPLLPLGIKGMWHDQFKVFQEHGLDKAALAAYESCKMCSTKFFPGFPSCTDTMEESYEELQRDMQAFDKKLNDKKKNNTNAIKKKSPSP from the exons aTGTCGAAAAGCGGTAAAATTTGCATTGAATTACCGTTTAATCGAAACGTGAGTTACAGTCAACGATTGAAAACCAAAGAATTCTGGCATGTGTTAGACAGTGAAAGTAACCTGAAACCTTACGTGGTGCCATCgg agaAAAGTGAGGCTAAACGCAGCGATGCAGAACCTTTACTTCCTTTAGGAATAAAAGGAATGTGGCACGATCAGTTTAAAGTATTTCAAGAACATGGATTGGACAAGGCGGCACTTGCTGCATATGAAAGCTGCAAAATGTGTTCCACTAAATTTTTCCCTGG ATTTCCAAGCTGCACAGACACCATGGAAGAGTCCTACGAGGAACTACAACGCGACATGCAAGCTTTCGACAAAAAACTAAAcgataaaaagaagaataacACCAATGCGATAAAAAAGAAATCTCCCTCACCATAA